A segment of the Sphingobacterium oryzagri genome:
CACCATTGCTTCGTTTATTGCGCTTTTCGTGTGTTTGATACCAACAACTATCGGCGGTCTTCTGTCGGCCATCGGTATTGCGGGGATGGATCGCGCTTTGCGCGCCAACGTGATTACAAAAAGTGGTAAAGCGGTAGAAACGGCCGGTGATATCGATGTCTTGTTGCTTGACAAGACGGGCACGATTACGATCGGAAACCGAAAGGCCACCCAGTTTCATACGGCTAAGGGCGTGGATAAGGAAACGCTTACGAAGGCCGCGGTGCTCAGCTCGATGGCCGATGAAACGCCCGAAGGTAAATCCGTGATAGAGCTGGCAGGCATCAACCCGCTAAGCTATGGCGTGAAAGATCCTGTGTTTATTAAGTTTACGGCCGAAACGCGCAGCTCGGGCATTGACTTTGCGGGCACGCGCATCCGAAAAGGAGCTACGGATGCCATTCGTGGCATGGTGCTCGCAGCAGGCCATACTTTCCCGGGCGAGCTGGAGGATGTCGTACGAACGATTGCACAAAATGGCGGTACGCCGTTGGTCGTGAGCGAAAACGAAGTGGCGCTGGGCGTTATCGAGTTGCAGGATATTATTAAAACCGGTATACAAGAACGTTTTGCGCGGCTACGTAAGATGGGCATCAAGACGGTGATGGTAACGGGTGATAATCCGCTTACAGCCAAATATATCGCTGAGAAGGCTGGCGTAGATGATTTTATTGCCGAGGCCAAACCTGAGGATAAGATGAACTACATCAAAAGAGAACAGGGCGAAGGACGATTGGTCGCCATGATGGGGGATGGTACAAACGACGCACCAGCACTCGCTCAAGCGGATGTGGGTGTGGCGATGAACAGCGGAACGCAGGCGGCGAAAGAGGCTGGAAATATGGTAGATCTGGATAACGATCCAACCAAGCTAATCGAAGTGGTCGAGATCGGTAAACAACTGCTAATGACACGTGGTACGCTGACTACCTTCAGTATTGCTAACGATGTGGCGAAGTATTTTGCTATTATCCCAGCGCTTTTCATTACCGCTATTCCAGCTTTGCAGGGCTTAAACATTATGAATCTGCAAAGCCCGCAAAGCGCCATCTTGTCTGCCGTTATCTTTAATGCCATTATTATCCCGATGCTCATTCCATTGGCGTTAAAAGGGGTCGCCTACAAGCCTATTGGCGCTAGCGCACTGCTGCGTCGTAACCTGTTGATTTTCGGTCTGGGCGGTATTTTAATACCATTCGTTGGAATCAAGCTCATCGATCTGTTGGTTTCAACCTTTATCTAGTAGCCTTTAATGCATTTCGGCGCTAAACACATAGAGTACAAAAGTTATCACTAAAAAAATGAAAACACATTTATTTCCCGCTATAAAATTAACGATCCTGCTGATCGTCCTGCTTACGGTAATCTATCCAGCAGTCGTCTGGGGTATTGCCCAGCTTTCTTCTGCTGCGGGCGAAGGACAGACGCTTACGGCTCAAGGCAAAACGTATTACCGCAATATTGGTCAGTCTTTTACGCAGGATAAGTATTTCTGGTCCCGCCCGTCAGCTGTCGGATACAATGCCGCCGGATCTGCGGGCAGCAACAAAGGACCGTCGAATCAAGAATACCTCGCAACGGTGCAGATGCGCATCGATACGCTGTTGGCACATAACCCCGGCATTACGGTTTCACAAATTCCTATGGATCTGGTGACGGCAAGTGGAAGCGGGCTTGATCCCGATTTTTCGGTGCAGGCGGCTAAAGTGCAGGTGGCACGTATTGCCAAGATTCGAAATATCCCGGAAGCAAAACTTATTTCCCTTATTAATATGCATACGGAGCGTCCATTATTGGGACTTTTCGGACCGGAAAGAATCAATGTACTGGCCTTGAATAGCGCACTGGACAAACTCTCCTCCAACTAAAAAGTATAGAAGAAAATTAAACTTACTGTGTTAATAAACAATCATTAGCTATGAACAAAATCGTATGGCTCGCTAGCGTGTTGCTGGGTTTTACCAAAACATTGTGCGCGCAGGAGCAACCATCAAACCCACTGACGATCAGTGGTTATGCCGAAACTTATTATTTATATGACTTTAATAACCCGCTGAACAACAGTCGACCAGGATTTGTGTACAGCCATAACCGGAATAACGAAGTGAGTGTCAATCTTGCCTTTATCAAAGCGGCTTACAACACGCAAACGGTACGCGCTAATCTAGCTTTGGCGGCGGGCAGCTACATGAATGCCAACTACGCTGCTGAGCCAGGCGTGCTGAAAAATATCTACGAGGCTAATGCCGGCCTGAAGATCTCGCAACAGCATA
Coding sequences within it:
- a CDS encoding K(+)-transporting ATPase subunit C: MKTHLFPAIKLTILLIVLLTVIYPAVVWGIAQLSSAAGEGQTLTAQGKTYYRNIGQSFTQDKYFWSRPSAVGYNAAGSAGSNKGPSNQEYLATVQMRIDTLLAHNPGITVSQIPMDLVTASGSGLDPDFSVQAAKVQVARIAKIRNIPEAKLISLINMHTERPLLGLFGPERINVLALNSALDKLSSN
- the kdpB gene encoding potassium-transporting ATPase subunit KdpB translates to MSKNQSLFQKEMVQQALKQSFVKLNPKILFRNPVMFTVEVGTLIMAVVCLWILTGEQSQGGFGYNFIVFIILLLTLLFGNFAEAIAEARGKAQADSLRKTREETPAKLRSGQVVSSAQLKKGDVFVCEAGDVIPADGEIIEGLATIDESAITGESAPVIREAGGDKSSVTGGTKVLSDSIAVRVSTQPGESFLDKMIALVEGASRQKTPNEIALTILLAGFTLVFIIVTVTLKPFADYANVHITIASFIALFVCLIPTTIGGLLSAIGIAGMDRALRANVITKSGKAVETAGDIDVLLLDKTGTITIGNRKATQFHTAKGVDKETLTKAAVLSSMADETPEGKSVIELAGINPLSYGVKDPVFIKFTAETRSSGIDFAGTRIRKGATDAIRGMVLAAGHTFPGELEDVVRTIAQNGGTPLVVSENEVALGVIELQDIIKTGIQERFARLRKMGIKTVMVTGDNPLTAKYIAEKAGVDDFIAEAKPEDKMNYIKREQGEGRLVAMMGDGTNDAPALAQADVGVAMNSGTQAAKEAGNMVDLDNDPTKLIEVVEIGKQLLMTRGTLTTFSIANDVAKYFAIIPALFITAIPALQGLNIMNLQSPQSAILSAVIFNAIIIPMLIPLALKGVAYKPIGASALLRRNLLIFGLGGILIPFVGIKLIDLLVSTFI